A single genomic interval of Nocardia bhagyanarayanae harbors:
- a CDS encoding carbohydrate kinase family protein codes for MSIAVSASIATDHLMRFPGRFADVLLADQLDHVSLSFLVDDLQIRRGGVAGNIAYAMGVLNREPLLVGAVGADFADYRAWLERHGVDCSTVHVSDRAHTARFVCTTDDDMAQIASFYPGAMSEARDISLAELAETKQLDLVLVGANDPEAMLRHTEECRELGIPFAADPSQQLARLDGDQAVRLIDGAAYLFTNKYEWALLLQKTGLSEDEVAKRVGIRVTTLSADGVQIIDNDGTEIHVGVVPERTKVEPTGVGDAFRAGFLTGHTAGLSLERSAQLGSLVAVLVLETMGTQEWTLNKDDALERLTEAYGAEAAAEIKPLL; via the coding sequence GTGTCTATCGCCGTGTCCGCGTCCATTGCGACCGACCACCTCATGCGTTTCCCCGGACGGTTCGCCGATGTGCTCCTGGCCGATCAGCTCGACCATGTCTCGCTGAGCTTCCTCGTCGACGACCTGCAGATCCGCCGCGGCGGCGTGGCGGGCAACATCGCCTACGCCATGGGCGTCCTGAACCGCGAGCCGCTGCTGGTCGGCGCGGTCGGCGCCGATTTCGCCGACTACCGCGCCTGGCTCGAGCGGCACGGCGTCGACTGCTCGACGGTGCACGTCTCCGATCGCGCGCACACCGCCCGGTTCGTCTGCACCACCGACGACGACATGGCGCAGATCGCGTCCTTCTACCCCGGCGCGATGAGCGAGGCGCGCGACATCTCCCTCGCCGAACTCGCCGAGACCAAGCAGCTGGATCTGGTGCTCGTCGGCGCCAACGATCCCGAGGCGATGCTGCGCCACACCGAGGAATGCCGCGAGCTCGGCATCCCGTTCGCGGCCGACCCCTCTCAGCAGCTGGCCCGTCTGGACGGCGACCAGGCGGTGCGCCTGATCGACGGCGCCGCTTACCTTTTCACCAACAAGTACGAGTGGGCGCTGCTGCTGCAGAAGACCGGCCTGAGCGAGGACGAGGTCGCCAAGCGCGTCGGGATCCGGGTCACCACACTCAGCGCCGACGGCGTGCAGATCATCGACAACGACGGCACCGAGATCCACGTCGGCGTGGTCCCCGAGCGCACCAAGGTCGAGCCGACCGGCGTCGGCGACGCCTTCCGCGCGGGCTTCCTCACCGGCCACACCGCCGGTCTGAGCCTGGAGCGCTCCGCCCAGCTCGGCTCGCTGGTCGCGGTCCTCGTGCTGGAGACCATGGGCACCCAGGAGTGGACGCTCAACAAGGACGACGCGCTCGAGCGCCTCACCGAGGCGTACGGCGCGGAAGCCGCCGCCGAGATCAAGCCGCTGCTCTGA
- the asnB gene encoding asparagine synthase (glutamine-hydrolyzing) has translation MCGLLGFLTSDAATSDVVDQVYNALHCMRHRGPDERGTWHDDHLVFGFNRLSIIDIEHSHQPLRWGPAENPERYALTFNGEIYNYIELREELAAAHGAEFPDGKMFATEGDSEAIVAAFHYWGAEAVRRLRGMFAFAIWDTETSELFLARDPFGIKPLFLATGPGGTAFGSEKKSLLDLLPALRSSDELDPRALEHYTVLQYVPEPETLHKGVRRLESGTYATVRPGAEPEFTRYFRPGFKVRPFAAGSEAARYREIAAALEDSVAKHMRADVTVGSFLSGGIDSTAVAALAMRHNPKLITFTTGFEREGYSEVDVAAESAEAIGARHIVKVVSPAEFAAAIPEIVWYLDDPVADPALVPLYFVAKEARKHVKVVLSGEGADELFGGYTIYREPLSLKPFEYLPKGVRKLAGKLSDRIPDGTRGKSLLHRGSLTLEERYYGNARSFNDAQLRAVLREFRPEWTHQDVTAPLYAQSRGWDPVARMQHLDLFTWLRGDILVKADKMTMANSLELRVPFLDAEVLKVAEQLPFEQKITKETTKYALRQALEGIVPPHVLHRAKLGFPVPLRHWLRGTELYDWAQAQIADSQTDHLLDKAAIKTMLDDHRAGRSDHSRRLWTLLVFMVWHGIFVEDRIKPEIQEPVYPVSL, from the coding sequence GTGTGCGGACTGCTCGGATTCCTGACATCTGACGCGGCGACATCCGACGTGGTCGACCAGGTCTACAACGCGCTGCACTGCATGCGCCACCGCGGCCCCGACGAGCGCGGCACCTGGCACGACGACCACCTGGTCTTCGGCTTCAACCGCCTGTCGATCATCGATATCGAGCACTCGCACCAGCCGCTGCGCTGGGGGCCCGCCGAGAACCCGGAACGCTACGCGCTGACCTTCAACGGCGAGATCTACAACTACATCGAGCTGCGCGAGGAGCTGGCCGCGGCGCACGGCGCCGAGTTCCCGGACGGGAAGATGTTCGCCACCGAGGGCGACAGCGAGGCGATCGTCGCGGCCTTCCACTACTGGGGCGCCGAGGCCGTGCGGCGACTGCGCGGCATGTTCGCCTTCGCGATCTGGGACACGGAGACCAGCGAGCTGTTCCTGGCCCGCGATCCGTTCGGCATCAAGCCGCTGTTCCTGGCCACCGGCCCCGGCGGCACTGCCTTCGGCAGCGAGAAGAAGAGCCTGCTCGACCTGCTGCCCGCGCTACGGTCCTCCGACGAGCTGGACCCGCGCGCGCTGGAGCACTACACGGTGTTGCAGTACGTGCCGGAGCCCGAGACGCTGCACAAGGGCGTCCGGCGGCTGGAGTCGGGCACCTACGCGACGGTCCGTCCCGGCGCGGAGCCGGAGTTCACGCGCTACTTCCGGCCCGGCTTCAAGGTGCGTCCGTTCGCAGCGGGTTCGGAAGCCGCCCGCTACCGCGAGATCGCGGCGGCGCTCGAGGACTCGGTCGCCAAGCACATGCGCGCCGACGTGACGGTCGGGTCGTTCCTGTCCGGCGGCATCGACTCCACCGCGGTCGCGGCGCTGGCCATGCGGCACAACCCGAAGCTGATCACCTTCACCACCGGCTTCGAGCGCGAGGGCTACTCCGAGGTGGACGTGGCCGCCGAGAGCGCCGAGGCGATCGGCGCGCGCCACATCGTGAAGGTGGTCTCCCCCGCCGAATTCGCCGCCGCCATCCCCGAGATCGTCTGGTACCTGGACGACCCGGTGGCCGACCCCGCGCTGGTTCCGCTGTACTTCGTCGCCAAGGAGGCGCGCAAGCACGTCAAGGTGGTGCTCTCCGGCGAGGGCGCCGACGAGCTGTTCGGCGGTTACACCATCTACCGGGAACCGTTGTCGCTCAAGCCGTTCGAGTATCTGCCGAAGGGTGTGCGCAAGCTGGCGGGCAAGCTCTCCGACCGCATTCCGGACGGCACCCGCGGCAAGAGCCTGCTGCACCGCGGCTCGCTCACGCTGGAGGAGCGCTACTACGGCAACGCCCGCAGCTTCAACGACGCTCAGCTGCGCGCCGTGCTGCGCGAATTCCGTCCCGAGTGGACCCACCAGGACGTCACCGCCCCGCTCTACGCCCAGTCCCGCGGCTGGGACCCGGTCGCGCGGATGCAGCACCTGGACCTGTTCACCTGGTTGCGCGGCGACATCCTGGTCAAGGCCGACAAGATGACCATGGCCAACTCGCTCGAGCTGCGCGTGCCGTTCCTGGACGCCGAGGTGCTGAAGGTCGCCGAGCAGCTGCCCTTCGAGCAGAAGATCACCAAGGAGACCACCAAGTACGCGCTGCGCCAGGCGCTGGAGGGCATCGTGCCCCCGCACGTGCTGCACCGCGCCAAGCTGGGCTTCCCGGTTCCGCTGCGGCACTGGCTGCGCGGCACCGAACTCTACGACTGGGCGCAGGCGCAGATCGCCGACTCGCAGACCGACCACCTGCTGGACAAGGCCGCGATCAAGACCATGCTCGACGACCACCGCGCCGGTCGTTCCGACCACAGCAGGCGGCTGTGGACGCTGCTGGTGTTCATGGTGTGGCACGGCATCTTCGTCGAGGATCGGATCAAGCCGGAGATCCAGGAGCCGGTGTACCCGGTCTCGCTGTAA
- a CDS encoding cytochrome c oxidase subunit II, producing the protein MKGRQGRVLRRAGLAVSLGITAMLVSGCSIDNVWLRFGWPSGVTPQATRMRELWTWSVVAALAMGVLVWGLTFWTIAFHRKKKDSPEFPRQTGYNVPLELTYTAIPFVIIAVLFYFTVVVQNYVHEKVDNPDVTVDVTAFQWNWKFGYREVDFKDGYQFNGIDSAREDAAQEQLAEYEERTKDGHPQPGPVHGKPENDILSFLHYDTVETVGSSSEIPVLVLPTGKVIEFQLAAADVIHSFWVPEFLFKRDVMPNPKENQSDNVFQITKIEKEGAFVGRCAEMCGTFHSMMNFEVRAVSPEKFTRYLDERRAGKTNAQALEAIGESPVATSTRPFNTDRSVKSAAAPETK; encoded by the coding sequence GTGAAGGGTCGGCAGGGCCGCGTCCTTCGGCGGGCCGGGCTGGCGGTGTCCTTGGGGATCACCGCGATGCTCGTCTCGGGCTGCTCGATCGACAATGTTTGGCTGCGGTTCGGCTGGCCCTCGGGTGTCACGCCGCAGGCCACCCGGATGCGGGAGCTGTGGACCTGGTCGGTCGTCGCCGCGCTGGCGATGGGTGTGCTGGTCTGGGGTCTGACCTTCTGGACGATCGCGTTCCACCGCAAGAAGAAGGACTCCCCTGAGTTCCCGCGGCAGACCGGCTACAACGTGCCGCTCGAGCTGACCTACACGGCGATCCCGTTCGTCATCATCGCCGTGCTGTTCTACTTCACCGTGGTCGTGCAGAACTACGTCCACGAGAAGGTCGACAACCCCGACGTGACGGTCGACGTCACCGCCTTCCAGTGGAACTGGAAGTTCGGCTACCGCGAGGTCGACTTCAAGGATGGCTACCAGTTCAACGGCATCGACTCCGCACGCGAGGACGCCGCGCAGGAGCAGCTGGCGGAGTACGAGGAGCGGACCAAGGACGGTCACCCGCAGCCGGGCCCGGTGCACGGCAAGCCGGAGAACGACATCCTGTCCTTCCTGCACTACGACACCGTCGAGACCGTCGGCTCCAGCAGCGAGATCCCGGTTCTGGTGCTGCCGACCGGCAAGGTCATCGAGTTCCAGCTCGCCGCCGCCGACGTGATCCACTCCTTCTGGGTGCCGGAGTTCCTGTTCAAGCGCGACGTGATGCCGAACCCGAAGGAAAACCAGTCGGACAACGTCTTCCAGATCACCAAGATCGAGAAGGAAGGCGCGTTCGTCGGCCGCTGCGCCGAGATGTGCGGTACCTTCCACTCGATGATGAACTTCGAGGTCCGCGCCGTTTCGCCGGAGAAGTTCACCCGGTACCTGGACGAGCGTCGCGCGGGCAAGACCAACGCCCAGGCGCTCGAGGCCATCGGTGAGTCCCCCGTCGCCACCTCTACCCGGCCGTTCAACACCGACCGCTCGGTCAAGAGCGCGGCCGCGCCCGAGACCAAGTGA
- a CDS encoding cytochrome c oxidase subunit 4 encodes MKIEARIFELLTVFFIIVGVVYGFFTAQSRTGVEWAGTTAIVLTAGLSLIIGTYFRFVARRLDLRPEDYEDAEIVDGAGDLGFFSPGSFWPITLAAAGSVTALGLAFFEPWLIAVGVLCVLAAAAGLVFEYHVGPEKH; translated from the coding sequence ATGAAGATCGAAGCGCGCATTTTCGAACTGCTCACGGTGTTCTTCATCATCGTGGGCGTCGTGTACGGCTTCTTCACCGCCCAGTCGCGCACCGGCGTCGAGTGGGCGGGCACCACCGCGATCGTGCTGACCGCGGGCCTGTCGCTGATCATCGGCACCTACTTCCGGTTCGTCGCCCGTCGTCTGGACCTGCGTCCGGAGGACTACGAGGACGCCGAGATCGTGGACGGCGCAGGCGACCTCGGCTTCTTCTCGCCGGGCAGCTTCTGGCCCATCACCCTGGCGGCCGCCGGTTCGGTCACCGCCCTCGGCCTGGCCTTCTTCGAGCCGTGGCTGATCGCGGTCGGCGTGCTGTGCGTGCTCGCCGCGGCGGCGGGCCTGGTGTTCGAGTACCACGTCGGTCCCGAGAAGCACTGA
- a CDS encoding SDR family NAD(P)-dependent oxidoreductase yields MLEFRPAPARFVERRLRASAPRAERSGGADEGATGSLAGKRVLVTDACSEVGRATAALLADRGAQLLLVARRGDQLITACEEIIRSGGQAHWFRCDISALGDVDQLVTWVLAEFGSVDVLVNNAGRPLHRPVAQSLDRFRDYQRMMAVNYFGPLRLTLGLLPAMLNSGSGHVVNVGPAHHNAAAAANFASYASSQAAWTTFAECAEAELGPRGIHVTAIDYPAVHTDPASAGTELEFADEYDRGPAEVARAVETAITDHDEHPRRARGLRALANVAPRSTTRLRHAFGI; encoded by the coding sequence ATGCTCGAATTCCGCCCCGCCCCGGCCCGTTTCGTCGAACGCAGGCTCCGCGCATCAGCACCGCGCGCCGAACGATCCGGTGGTGCGGACGAGGGCGCCACCGGATCCCTTGCGGGCAAGCGAGTTCTGGTCACCGACGCGTGCTCCGAGGTCGGTCGCGCCACCGCCGCTCTGCTGGCCGATCGCGGCGCGCAGCTGCTGCTGGTCGCGCGGCGTGGTGATCAGCTCATCACCGCGTGCGAGGAGATCATCCGGTCGGGCGGGCAGGCGCACTGGTTCCGGTGCGACATCTCCGCGCTCGGCGACGTCGACCAGCTCGTCACGTGGGTGCTCGCCGAATTCGGCTCGGTCGACGTCCTGGTGAACAACGCCGGACGCCCGCTGCACCGTCCCGTCGCGCAATCCCTCGACCGTTTCCGCGACTACCAGCGCATGATGGCGGTCAACTACTTCGGCCCCCTCCGGCTGACCCTCGGCCTGCTACCGGCGATGCTCAACTCCGGTTCCGGCCACGTGGTGAACGTCGGCCCCGCGCACCACAATGCCGCCGCGGCGGCCAATTTCGCCTCCTACGCGAGTTCCCAGGCCGCGTGGACCACCTTCGCCGAATGCGCCGAGGCCGAGCTCGGACCGCGCGGCATCCACGTCACCGCGATCGACTATCCGGCCGTGCACACCGACCCCGCCTCGGCCGGAACGGAACTGGAATTCGCCGACGAGTACGACCGCGGCCCGGCCGAGGTGGCCCGCGCCGTCGAGACCGCCATCACCGACCACGACGAACATCCGCGCCGCGCCCGCGGCCTCCGCGCGCTGGCGAACGTCGCACCGCGCTCCACCACCCGGCTGCGCCACGCCTTCGGTATCTGA
- a CDS encoding FAD-binding oxidoreductase, with protein MSTPQSVSAEEYLPRDTADVVRTVRDSRGRAERLTVRGGEPVDDNLTLPDQRTVVSLRRMNSVLDINLGRRTVRVQAGAKLSDIDRRLGAHGLGLPIVGDHRDITAGGFASVGGVSSASHRYGLFIDQIVDLEYVDPDGRIGTCGRDHHTERFHRILGAGGRAGIITALTLDAVDIDKDHTWLTTDADRFLDFDSFVEHAHSEIVRPGNAALQVGRWVDTAPLKVARPVGTGHVQLGTVRFGQWSSLYPTTPTRSLRARREVGTRTRKSLGAIASHAGGKAGMPVRNAAAGALMFAPKVLTLRDAEYLADTVISSSERGPAYRVGVFAPLSTYASVFYRLHDLFSGHRERTGCFTVISAMTYGVRSTYLRSEAAARNLPAEDHGLITFTCRLRPSALPSELLRDIVAGIDEICASEHAMRYESAD; from the coding sequence ATGAGCACGCCGCAGTCTGTCTCCGCCGAAGAATATCTACCCCGTGACACCGCGGATGTCGTTCGCACGGTGCGGGATTCACGGGGTCGCGCGGAACGTCTGACGGTCCGCGGCGGCGAGCCGGTCGACGACAACCTGACGCTGCCCGATCAGCGCACCGTGGTCTCGCTGCGCCGGATGAACTCGGTGCTCGACATCAACCTGGGTCGTCGCACCGTCCGCGTGCAGGCGGGCGCCAAGCTCTCCGACATCGACCGCCGCCTCGGCGCGCACGGGCTCGGCCTGCCCATCGTCGGCGACCACCGCGACATCACCGCGGGCGGATTCGCCTCGGTCGGCGGCGTGAGCAGCGCCTCGCACCGGTACGGGCTGTTCATCGACCAGATCGTGGATCTGGAATACGTCGACCCGGACGGGCGCATCGGCACCTGCGGACGCGACCACCACACCGAGCGCTTCCACCGCATCCTCGGCGCGGGCGGGCGCGCGGGCATCATCACCGCGCTCACCCTGGACGCGGTCGACATCGACAAGGACCACACCTGGCTCACCACCGACGCCGACCGGTTCCTCGATTTCGATTCCTTCGTCGAGCACGCGCATTCGGAGATCGTGCGCCCGGGCAACGCGGCGTTGCAGGTCGGCCGCTGGGTCGACACCGCGCCGCTGAAGGTGGCACGGCCGGTCGGCACCGGCCACGTGCAGCTCGGTACCGTGCGCTTCGGCCAGTGGTCAAGTCTGTACCCCACCACGCCGACCCGTTCGCTGCGCGCTCGCCGCGAGGTCGGCACGCGTACCCGGAAGTCGTTGGGCGCCATCGCCTCGCACGCGGGCGGCAAGGCGGGCATGCCGGTGCGCAACGCCGCGGCGGGCGCGCTGATGTTCGCCCCCAAGGTGCTCACGCTGCGCGACGCGGAGTACCTCGCCGACACGGTGATCAGCTCCTCGGAGCGCGGACCCGCCTACCGCGTCGGCGTTTTCGCGCCGCTGTCGACCTACGCGTCGGTGTTCTACCGGCTGCACGACCTGTTCTCCGGCCACCGGGAACGCACCGGCTGCTTCACCGTCATCTCCGCGATGACCTACGGCGTGCGCTCGACCTACCTGCGGTCCGAGGCCGCCGCGCGCAATCTGCCCGCCGAGGACCACGGCCTGATCACCTTCACCTGCCGGTTGCGTCCGTCCGCCCTGCCCTCGGAACTGCTGCGCGACATCGTCGCCGGAATCGATGAGATCTGCGCCTCCGAACACGCCATGCGCTACGAATCGGCCGATTAG
- a CDS encoding alkaline phosphatase D family protein produces MTLGHSELSRRTLLRTSALGLVAAPALAACGTDDGPRLVRQRPNLTHGVAVGDPRSDGALIWARSDRPATLIVETAATESFTDARRFTGPLLTPDTDGTGRVRVAGLPAGSLVHYRVTLEAEDGATSEPLRGVFRTAPTTQSDIRIQWSGDVAGQGYGINPDLGGMTIFATMAARDPHLFLHSGDVVYADVPLQESVTLPDGRIWRNTVTEAKSAVAQTLDQFRGQYAYNLTDQNYRRFNASVAQLVQWDDHETVNNWFPGGTVAADKGYTERSMDTLAARAWQAFHEWMPLDPKEAVDGRLYRKISYGPLLDVFVLDMRAYKDANGANTAPDGKIFGAAQTKWLIDGLRDSRATWKIVAADLPLGVIVPDGKTAFEGPANGAPGAPSGRETEIAQVLSAIKANRVTGVVWLTADVHYTAAHRYSPERAAFTDFDEFWEFVSGPLNAGAFGPNQLDPTFGPEAVFVHAPPAPNTSPLDAAYQHFGEVHIDGRTAELTVNLCDATGAVLFAQRLPAPGR; encoded by the coding sequence ATGACTCTCGGTCATTCGGAACTCTCCCGGCGCACCCTCCTGCGCACCTCCGCGCTCGGTCTGGTGGCCGCGCCCGCGCTGGCCGCCTGCGGCACGGACGACGGTCCGAGGCTGGTCCGGCAGCGTCCGAACCTGACGCACGGGGTCGCGGTCGGCGATCCGCGCTCGGACGGCGCGCTGATCTGGGCCCGCTCGGATCGGCCCGCCACGCTGATCGTGGAGACGGCCGCCACCGAATCCTTCACCGACGCGCGCCGTTTCACCGGCCCGCTGCTCACCCCCGACACCGACGGCACCGGACGCGTCCGTGTCGCGGGCCTGCCCGCCGGCTCGCTGGTGCACTACCGCGTCACCCTCGAAGCCGAGGACGGCGCCACCTCCGAGCCGCTGCGAGGCGTGTTCCGCACCGCGCCGACGACCCAGTCCGACATCAGGATCCAGTGGTCCGGCGACGTCGCGGGCCAGGGGTACGGCATCAACCCGGACCTCGGCGGGATGACGATCTTCGCCACCATGGCCGCGCGCGACCCGCACCTGTTCCTGCATTCCGGCGACGTGGTCTACGCCGACGTCCCGCTCCAGGAGTCGGTCACCCTGCCCGACGGCCGGATCTGGCGCAACACCGTCACCGAAGCCAAGAGCGCGGTCGCGCAGACCCTCGACCAGTTCCGCGGCCAATACGCCTACAACCTGACCGATCAGAACTATCGAAGGTTCAATGCCTCGGTGGCCCAACTGGTCCAGTGGGACGACCACGAGACGGTCAACAACTGGTTCCCCGGCGGCACCGTCGCCGCGGACAAGGGCTACACCGAACGCAGCATGGATACCCTGGCCGCCCGCGCCTGGCAAGCGTTCCACGAGTGGATGCCGCTCGATCCGAAGGAAGCCGTCGACGGCAGGCTGTACCGCAAGATCTCCTACGGCCCGCTGCTCGACGTATTCGTCCTGGACATGCGCGCCTACAAGGACGCCAACGGCGCCAACACCGCGCCCGACGGCAAGATCTTCGGTGCGGCACAGACGAAATGGCTGATCGACGGCCTGCGCGACTCCAGGGCCACCTGGAAGATCGTCGCCGCCGACCTGCCGCTCGGCGTGATCGTGCCGGACGGCAAGACCGCGTTCGAGGGACCGGCCAACGGCGCACCCGGCGCACCCTCGGGCCGGGAAACCGAGATCGCGCAGGTGCTTTCGGCGATCAAAGCGAACCGGGTGACCGGCGTGGTGTGGCTGACCGCCGACGTGCACTACACGGCGGCGCACCGCTACTCCCCCGAACGCGCGGCGTTCACCGATTTCGACGAGTTCTGGGAGTTCGTCTCCGGACCGCTCAACGCGGGCGCCTTCGGTCCCAACCAGCTCGACCCCACCTTCGGCCCCGAGGCCGTGTTCGTGCACGCGCCGCCCGCGCCGAACACCTCGCCGCTGGACGCCGCCTATCAGCATTTCGGCGAGGTCCACATCGACGGCCGCACCGCCGAGCTGACGGTGAATCTGTGCGACGCGACGGGCGCGGTGCTCTTCGCTCAGCGCCTGCCCGCGCCCGGTCGCTGA
- a CDS encoding pyridoxamine 5'-phosphate oxidase family protein, translating into MVRRLKTTEIAELLNTDAVARLATIDVDGYPHVMPIWFLWAADVFYFTSYPDRPHLERIRNNPRVGLVIDVEDRLRADGERPNRHATEQPPGPVNWSD; encoded by the coding sequence ATGGTGCGACGACTGAAGACCACGGAGATCGCCGAGCTGCTGAACACAGACGCTGTCGCGCGGTTGGCAACCATCGATGTCGACGGCTACCCGCACGTAATGCCGATCTGGTTCCTATGGGCGGCAGACGTTTTCTACTTCACCAGCTATCCGGACCGGCCCCACCTCGAACGAATCCGCAACAACCCACGCGTCGGCCTGGTCATCGATGTCGAGGATCGACTGCGCGCCGACGGAGAGCGACCGAATCGGCACGCCACCGAACAACCACCCGGTCCGGTCAATTGGTCGGACTGA
- a CDS encoding ABC1 kinase family protein yields MVRRDTGGRILKLPRRVDAEPAGDPPTGRLARTTKLAGLPVAFAGRRVAGAGKRMLGRPADEVNREIQARTAQHLFDVLGELKGCVAKLGQLMSLYELALPADFAAPYRDALNQLQDSAPAMLPPMVHAALATQLGPDWRGLFLEFEDRPAAAASVGQVHRAVWHDGRRVAVKVMYPGAREAVLSDLQALRRIAPLFTALLPGADSRAVIEALCAYIGEELDYEIEAAHQRSFAAAYADDPDFVVPGVVAQQGDVLITEWLDGVSLSRMVAQGAPFDRDRIGLLVLRFLLSGPTKAGLLYGDPHPGNFRIMPDGRLGVVDFGACAPFPPGYLDALTDIARAILSGDPTDLEAAIRRRGYVEPDRALDSHTVLEQLAPMRDAMLDPTFRLTTDWLRKRVSATVDLSLSNVIRQLTMPAEHTPMLRTFLAGVSVMSQLQPELPLGAECTRWFPDVIAALGLDDANSPWMPDSPTEPLRRVRPAQPNARLSIAPTAAAPDPAVPTTAPEPHAAPGTPTSGPTDGPPTKRPPEL; encoded by the coding sequence ATGGTCCGCCGCGACACCGGTGGTCGAATTCTGAAGCTGCCCAGGCGCGTCGACGCCGAGCCCGCCGGTGATCCGCCGACGGGCCGACTCGCCCGCACCACGAAGCTGGCCGGACTACCGGTCGCGTTCGCGGGCAGGCGGGTCGCGGGCGCGGGCAAACGCATGCTCGGCCGTCCCGCCGACGAGGTGAACCGCGAGATCCAAGCGCGGACCGCCCAACACCTGTTCGACGTGCTCGGCGAGCTCAAAGGCTGTGTCGCCAAGCTCGGGCAACTGATGTCGCTGTACGAGCTGGCGCTGCCAGCCGATTTCGCCGCGCCGTACCGCGACGCGCTGAACCAGCTGCAGGATTCGGCGCCCGCCATGCTGCCCCCGATGGTGCACGCCGCGCTGGCGACCCAGCTCGGTCCGGACTGGCGCGGGCTGTTCCTGGAGTTCGAGGACCGGCCCGCCGCGGCGGCGTCGGTCGGGCAGGTGCACCGCGCGGTGTGGCACGACGGCCGCCGGGTGGCCGTGAAGGTGATGTATCCCGGCGCGCGGGAGGCGGTGCTCAGCGATCTGCAAGCGCTGCGCCGGATCGCGCCGCTGTTCACCGCGCTGCTGCCGGGAGCGGATTCGCGCGCGGTGATCGAGGCGCTGTGCGCCTACATCGGCGAGGAACTCGACTATGAGATCGAGGCCGCGCACCAGCGCAGCTTCGCCGCGGCCTACGCCGACGATCCCGATTTCGTGGTGCCCGGCGTGGTCGCGCAACAGGGCGACGTGCTGATCACCGAATGGCTGGACGGCGTCTCGCTGTCGCGGATGGTGGCACAGGGCGCGCCGTTCGACCGCGACCGGATCGGTTTGCTCGTGCTGCGCTTCCTGCTGTCCGGTCCGACGAAAGCCGGTCTGCTGTACGGCGATCCGCACCCAGGCAATTTCCGCATCATGCCCGACGGCAGGCTCGGGGTCGTCGATTTCGGCGCGTGCGCACCGTTCCCGCCCGGCTACCTGGACGCGCTGACCGACATCGCGCGCGCGATCCTCTCCGGCGACCCGACCGACCTGGAGGCCGCGATCCGCCGCCGCGGTTACGTCGAACCGGACCGCGCGCTGGACAGCCACACCGTGCTCGAGCAGCTGGCGCCGATGCGCGACGCCATGCTCGACCCGACCTTCCGCCTGACCACCGACTGGCTGCGCAAGCGGGTCTCGGCGACGGTGGACCTGAGCCTGTCCAATGTCATCCGCCAGCTCACCATGCCCGCCGAACACACCCCCATGCTGCGCACCTTCCTCGCGGGCGTGAGCGTGATGTCGCAGCTCCAGCCCGAACTGCCCCTAGGCGCCGAATGCACCCGCTGGTTCCCGGACGTCATCGCGGCCCTCGGCCTGGACGACGCGAATTCGCCGTGGATGCCGGACAGCCCGACCGAACCGCTGCGCCGGGTGCGTCCAGCCCAACCGAACGCCCGACTGTCGATCGCGCCGACCGCCGCGGCCCCCGACCCCGCCGTGCCAACGACCGCGCCCGAGCCCCACGCCGCCCCCGGCACGCCAACGTCGGGCCCCACCGATGGTCCGCCAACCAAGCGACCGCCCGAACTCTGA
- a CDS encoding sporulation protein, translating to MFKKLLAAAGVGGAEVETELFTPGVQPGGVVEGVVRLRGGQVGQDIAQVAVEFVTRAEQECEDHEGLRDIAFGRTGVHGPLHLPPGAVLDFRFAARAPMETPITFYNGRHLPGTVVSLRTIVEIHGAVDAADTDPIGVGALPAQHVLLAAVERLGFHLRSADVESGRVHNTPQTLPFYQEIEFAGSPHYPRLNQLEVTFVATETGMSVVLEADKRGGWISEGRDVFDALWVDYQRLEGVDWAGELHHRLARLAH from the coding sequence ATGTTCAAGAAGTTGTTGGCGGCGGCGGGGGTCGGCGGGGCCGAGGTCGAGACCGAGTTGTTCACGCCGGGGGTGCAGCCGGGCGGGGTGGTCGAAGGCGTGGTTCGGCTGCGCGGCGGGCAGGTCGGGCAGGACATCGCGCAGGTCGCGGTGGAATTCGTGACCAGGGCCGAGCAGGAGTGCGAGGACCACGAGGGTCTGCGCGACATCGCTTTCGGCCGCACCGGAGTACACGGTCCGCTGCACCTGCCGCCCGGCGCGGTGCTGGACTTCCGTTTCGCGGCGCGCGCGCCGATGGAAACGCCGATCACGTTCTACAACGGCAGGCATCTGCCCGGCACGGTGGTCTCGCTGCGCACGATCGTGGAGATCCACGGCGCGGTGGACGCCGCCGACACCGACCCCATCGGCGTCGGCGCGCTGCCCGCCCAGCACGTGCTGCTGGCGGCCGTGGAGCGCTTGGGTTTTCACCTGCGCAGCGCCGACGTGGAGTCGGGTCGGGTGCACAACACCCCGCAGACCTTGCCGTTCTACCAGGAGATCGAGTTCGCCGGTTCGCCGCACTACCCGCGGCTGAACCAGCTGGAGGTCACCTTCGTCGCCACCGAGACCGGCATGAGCGTGGTGCTGGAGGCGGACAAGCGCGGCGGCTGGATCTCCGAGGGCCGCGACGTCTTCGACGCGCTGTGGGTCGACTACCAGCGGCTCGAGGGCGTCGACTGGGCGGGAGAACTGCACCACCGCCTGGCGCGGCTCGCCCACTGA